The Colias croceus chromosome 22, ilColCroc2.1 DNA window TACcattatatttcttttctaTGATGTATAATGTCACATTGACTTTTGGTATGTTGTACTTATAATGTCATTTGGATTGTCATGTCATTTCTATGAACCGAAAAATCTTGTAATTTCCAATGtttcattgaaaaaataattataattattaataaatcgaATCGAGAACCACAACGAAATGGCAGATCAAACGTTAATTCACGATGACATCAAATTGTAAGCAATATGTGTGaattctttaattaatttcattagcGATAGCGGATCTCATGaaccttttattatattttgatttttatattttttttaatacatttattaattaatttcttaaagaaaattaattccTATTATCACctctaaatgttaaataagtctataaatgttataaaagttCCATAGTAATAAGCTGTATTAAATTTCGTAAAATATAATCAGTTCAtagtttaaaatgatataGGTACATGTATATACGAATtacgatgatgatgattttaaTGACTGTAATTAAACGTGAACAAAATCAGTgctaaatatgtacttattcaGAATGTTGTCTGgtcattttaatgttttctatgtacaaagaaatattttacatttaataattttaaaatttgtttttaaattcattgaaGTAGCATCaaattaataactcaggcctcggaatcacagacacaatagaaaatctattgtgtcatggaccgatcgggccgcttggggctcaatgggttaataacCGTACTAACTTTTTATATGGGAACTGAAAAAGTGAAGATAACATAACAAGTAAAATACTTTGTTTAGAATTCTTGAATTGCATTTTACAGCTAGTTACTAAACTAATCATTTGCTTCATTgcttacataattattataatttatcaagGTCTAATGCTAACATGATTAAAAATCTTGTTCAAAGTACTGTGAAgatcttaaaattaataaaggttaaatctataaagctgaagagtttgtttgtttgtttatttgtttgaatgcactaatctcgggaattactggtccaatttgaaaaattctttcagtgttagatagcccatttatcggggaaggctataggctatatatcatctcgctgagaccaacaggagcagagcactgcgggtaaaactgcggagcacagctagtactaaataatcttaaaaaattattgtattgtcaccaATTTTGATAAGTTTACaatgtttgaattaaatcggTCCATTAAATATTGGTTAAAATCGGGTCTAAAAGAGTAggacataaaaacataaaggTGCAGGTAATAAATgtgtgtttattataattctgTTTCAGATATACAACATCCGATAAGTTCTATTTGGAACCTACCATTAATCCTACAGAGATTATGGTAATAGATAGAATCACTGGAGAGGCTTATGTTAGAGGtatgatttaataaaatagcgTTTGTACCGAGGACAgttgtcagaagtgaaacttctttggcaagattaaaaaaataaagataccaaaatcgtcgccttagtCTATGACGTGACAGTATTGCCATTAAaagaccttgaaattttagtcTCAATGCGCCTAAAGAACTTTCATTTCAAAAGTAGtagtaaaaattattgtagttTGCATGATTTGATAATGTACAAGCCATTTTACTTGTTATTTTCGAGTTTTTATAATCAGACATCATCAAAGTGAccttaactttaaaattaaatggtattgtacatataattaattacattttaaaatattaacctcttgaaacaatttttgttttattactttatttaaatatgttatatatgagtattttttttttacttttattatacgagaaaaaataatgaaatgaggttttatattttttattttagaaattaacaCAGTGAAGATACCTATACCGGCAAATGCATACAAACCAGTGTGTGGTTTTCTTGGATCTATTAAGCTTATATCAGGACTCTATCTTGTTGTTGCCAAATATAGGATATTGGTAAgtttgtttatgtattttattgctaatttttataaaattaaatataatatttgctaTAATATAGCATCTATCATTTTGTTGCTATTATTACCTAATGTTTCATGATTATAtgtatacttaaattaattgaatacttaaatatatattggcACTACAAATCACAACGATTTTTTCTActgttatgtataaattaaagttttttttttctttcatataCTAAAGTAAACTATGATTATTTGTAACTTTCTAAAATCCTGTATTTGTTTCGATCATTTAtctatcatattttaaatgagtaTTTTTTGTAGCAAAGATAATGGAatagtgtaatttttttttttcaatttatttatgtgtaagtaaataaatattttccctCTCAGATTGGTCAAATAAATGGACACAATGTATATCAGCTTGCGGGAGCTGATATTGTACCATATGCAAGATCTACTACACATCTAACTAATAAACAggtaatttcatttaaaactaaaagtttcgaaaatatttataaactagcttaccgcccgcggcttcgcccgctttgtctaaaacctaataaattatatactaaaaccttcctcttgaatcactcgtatctattaaaaaaaccgcatcaaaatccgttgcgtagttttaaatatttaagcatacaaaggtacatagggacagaaaaagcgactttttatactatgtagtgataacaaTTTCAGCCTGCGTCATTCTCATTTTGAAAGGGATATCTCAGAAGAGTGGATTATCGCAAAACACTATACacatatgtttttatttttatttcaactgacattttgtttcaataaaaCGTATGAATGTGCTTTTATTCATTCTCAAATTACAGCTAATAATATCTTTctggaatatttattaatgtaatgCAATGATATTGATCAGAAAATTAGCATAACATTTTAGAGGACAATTAGGTCAGTCTCCGAATTTGTGAAtcttttttatgtttgaaatTGTATTGCAAATTTTAAGACTTCgttggaaataaaatgttaaagaaTTGTACTTACCTCTTTTTTTGCACAATGACTTAATGACTGaatgtgtatttaattttgttgttgaTTCAAATTTTAGCAAAAAGTATTTCATCTTAAATTCTACGGTCTaccataaatttatatttattaactactagctttccacccgcggcatcacccgcgcagtcaaatagaaacccgcatagttcccgttcccgtgggttttccgggataaaacctatccaaataaatgtttgtaaatacTTTTAACATTAGAAAGCTTCATTGTTATTGATTCGTAAAcgttaataaattgaattttaatactttttattagatagagGATAACAACACGTATGAACGTCTCCTCCGCGCCTCGTTGGACGCGCCCGGCATCTACTTCTCCTACAGTTATGACTTAACGCACACTATGCAACGATTGCATTCTGTTTCACCGGACTTCCATAAGGtttgtgttatttatatataaatatataataaaatatataatatttgtataatatatgtgTGTAATGGACCGTCTTCACAATCGGTTCAGTGTTGGGCAAGTACAGTCATGATAGTGTAGAGGGCCTACAGTGCCACAAGCTTAACTGACCCGGTGGAAAAAACTGGAACTACGtggcgccattttgaaatgtcacattttcacagacttttcatacggaatattttgtttaattaaaaagaaatcgacatcagtgacaccgtcaccgggtcagataagtttgtggcactatAAATGTCTATGATTGGCCGTTATTGTAGATGTTCATAACCGCCGTAATGGCGGCAAACATCGACGAACATTTGTTGTGCCAACgttgcccattgtgaagagggtcCATAATATTACGTTGgtgataaaatatgttaaatataacaattcttttggtgtgaaatcttttaatttagattttcgTAAGTAAAGGGATGTTGGTGTGTACGGTAATGTTTCTGTAAAATACATTCATCGCaaattttattgcaatttcATGCTGTTATCATTTATGATATCATGTTCATGAATAGCAAAATCAATTAGTTTTCAAGaatggtttataatattattttttataggcaCTTATTGTTTTTAGCATTCTCACCTCATATTTAACATAAACATtgcattaatttattgttgttttattattatagcgtTAAATTGATCTACTGACATATAGTACAGATTACTTCAAattgcattttaataaaacacatagaatatcatattttagatttgttccatttttttaatacctgGTAGGATTTTTCATCATAGTatctatttctttttgttttatagtcTATGCATTctgaaagaaaacatttttgaaaatttctcactcaatattatttgcttattaaaattgaatacccTTTATGAGtccctaataataattataaaattaatattatgtgcgATCCCTTAAAAATGTTTCCTTTCAAACTGCATTTTTCGTtctttttcagttttatactTTATCAGCAGCAAGGTAAGCACCAATAGCAAGGTCCCTAATTGTGTTCAAGTATTTCTTGCAGATGTCGCTAGCGAGCCGTGCGGATGCACGCTTTGTGTGGAACGGACATCTGCTCAAGGGGTACTCGCAACAAATGTTTTCGAGGTTTAACTTGCCGATCATGCAAGGATGTATCCTTTTTTTGTGAAATGATAAATAACTGTACTGTACCATGtgtactgtaccatcacagtatatatttaataatattttgtaattaaattgtaatactgttttttaattaattattaaaaagagcaactatgaagtttcttgccggttcttctccatagatactgctttccgaatcggtggtaaatgttaaaaatatgacgtttcaaaagtgcttccaAGAAgtctatttgaataaataaatgtttgagtttaaaactGTGGTAGTATAGTGTTATGATAGTTTGATGAATCAGTGCAGTAAAGTATCAAAGAAATCTTAAACACAAGGAAGCTTAGCGtagcttaatattttttacaaaatgaaaAACTGTTGCAATCAAATGTAAATAACTATtttgtttgatatttattttttcattattcatCAATTTTAAACTATCCTCTCTATCTAACTACCctcatttttcaaaatataaaaacacatccgaaaaaaatatgttcacTTGTTTAACTagtaatcaaaatattttacccACAAAGTATTTCCTATATACAAACAGTCATAGCTATAAATCGTGTGACGATAAACAGTCACCAATTGTCTTGGACCCTAGTGTCGCGGAGAAGCGTGGACCGAGCGGGCACTAGACTGTTTATGAGAGGGATTGATTCACAGGTATGTACAGTTGTACACTAGAAACACTACTGATAGTTATCAGTAAGTGCTGAAACTGGCGCTATTTAATAGTACACATTTGTTGTTAACTATGAAATTTCATTGTGCAttgaaaaaatacatattacccCAATTAAGTTTTTTACATAGTGAGTCATTAATTTTTAGTGCTTAATTAcgtaaataactaaaattttattttatcagagCTTATAACTacgtatttattgttttataactaaaatacaCAATTTTAGGGCAACGTAGCGAACTTCGTGGAAACAGAACAAATAGTGGAGCGTGGCGCTGAGATATCCTCCTTCGTGCAGACCCGAGGGTCGATACCTCTGTTCTGGAGCCAGTTCCCGGACCTGAAGTATAAACCACCCATGACCCTAGCGCCGGAAGACCATGTAGCCGCATATACCAAGCATATGCGGGACCAGCTGCAGAGGTACGGCAACCAGGTGCTGTTGAACCTTGtaagtatacattttttatttatttttagtctattTTTTTAGGTTGGATTAGTGGTTTTTGTAAATAGTGCgtattatatcaatttattttttaacgctTTACAGCAAATTCAAACagttttttcaatatttatctatCGTGCATCAAAAATCATgattaatgaatattatatccaCTTTAGAATCCTATAAAAACATCAATAAAAggtattcattacattttgctactaaattacgtaaataatatttctcgtTTCAATATCAACAGATTGATCAACGCGGCAAAGAAGAGTCGCTAGAACGTGGCTACCGCGCGGCCGTAGCAGCTGCCGCTCTACCAGCTGTGCGCTACGAGCCATTCGACTTCCACGCGGAGTGTCGCGGCATGCGCTACGACCGCCTGTGCGTGTTATTGGATCGCGTAGCGCATGAAcaggtaaaatattttatgagctACGAAATCTGTGATGCGCTACGAGCCGTTTTACAACTTTGTAGAGTATTGTGGCATTCGCTACGACCGCACATGAACACGTAATGTAGTTTACGTGCTACGAGTGCTACGAAACATGCGATTTTcgacaaaaacaataaacaaaaacttgATGCACTGCGAGCCGTTCGACgtaaactttaaatattcaatcGTGTTTAAATTTAGTGTTGATGAGTCacactttaattaatttagtttgaAATTAGAGCAATTTTACTAAATACACCTTTTATCTAACAGCATTACAGTtcgattcaaacttaatggcggTTCGGAAGTTAGGTGCAGGTGCGTGCGGGCGGAATacctaaaattgttttctgcGCATCGGATCGTACGATGTTCCGAGCCGCcattatttttgaaacgtaTACACAGAGAAATTAACCCCCCATTACGTTGCACAGAAAGAGTTCGGCTACTTCCTCAGCCGCGGCGAGACCGTCATCATGCGTCAGACGGGCGTGTTCCGCACCAACTGTGTGGACTGTCTCGATAGAACTAATGTGGTACAGAGTCTTCTAGCGAGGAAGCATTTGGTACACCTGCTGAGGATGCTGACGATCACTAGTAATGAAGATCCGATACCGCATTTTGATGCGCTGTTCAATTGTGTAAgtttaactgtttttttttttcaaaaaagtttattttttggtgTTTAAAAGTGAAACGGTAATAAATTTCggtattgatatttaatggtTATTTCTGTATTCTATTAATATAACCATAAGATtggcaaaatttaatttaaacaagtTGCCATTACAACGTGCAGtgtcttaaaataaaaattattcatcatcatcatcatcgtcatcagcccatatacgtacccactgctgggacacgggcctcctatgagggtaaacataataaaaaaattaatatgatcACAGTATAACACAGTAACCAGATACGAACAGTAGCGAAACTCTTTACAAAACGTTCGAAGCCGCTCACTCGTACAAACATTTAATCATCAATGTGCCTCTTACGGGTACTGCTAAGCGGATACTCTTACTTATGGATATAAGTCAATACGTATAAAGTAAACATATACATCGACTTGCGTGTGGGTGACGTTTCGAACGTTTTGTAAGAAATTACGTTACTGTTCCTACCTTTTTACTGTGGTGAAACTATCAAAGAATAAAACCAGAActttaataaatctttatatacATGATACAGGTATGGGCAGACCACGCGGACATGATATCCGTGCAATACTCGGGCACGGGCGCGCTAAAGACGGACTTCACCCGCACCGGCAAGCGCACGCGCATGGGCCTCATACGCGACGGGATCAACTCGCTCACCAGATACTATAAGAACAACTTTAGCGACGGCTACAGACAGGTTTGTCGGTTATATAGTGTAAACTGTAAAGAGgaatttttaacggatttaaaaCGGTTTTTTTTCGTATAAGTTACACGAGGTTCGTGACTTTTATAGCTGATGCTGCTATGAATATACTTGTTGTAATGGTTTTGGAATGAGGGGTCATAAATCGCGCTTTAAATCCgtcaattttttgtgtttattcaGTAAGAcggatattatttttttcaaatcgttttGATATATCACATAAGATCAATTTACTTAATactcattttcatttttaggaTTCAATCGACTTGCTATTGGGCAAGTATTTGGTAGTAGATGGTGAGGGCAACACTGTGCAGTGCCCATTGCGCAGAGACAGGGACTGGAAATATGTTACCGTGAGTATTATTGTACtatggtatattttttatagaatttcaGAAAAAATGTTGGTCATTTGCTGTAGACTtcagaattaaaaatatttatatctaaattatatctaaatccatatttttttcttgtaaTCGCTAAATACGCTATTATACGCCTGCCGAGTCGCTGGCGGCGCTTTAGTAGCTTGATTCTGTTAGTAGCTATCGGTCTTTCGCGTTGTACGCGTACTTAATTCAAACTCCAATactttttgacgtgacaacgtcttataattcgatagagccagCTGCACgcccgaaaaaacatgactcatgcggcgttacctcgctctgaggcgttccgtgtaagtgcaagcgagagcacggaacgagcgacaaagaagcacaatcgtagtcacgttcaactattgtcagtaaaccgactttgcagacaaccaattttttttattcatgtaaACTATTTCAAGCATTTATAAATAGCCACCGATAATAATCAATTGTTTGTCCGCAGTTCCCACATAAAAACtagtggaccgatttcaaaaattctttcaccagtCGCAATCTGCTTTATTTCTTGAGTCACAACTCACAtaggttatattttatctatgtatatgctacagtcaaaaccctgaaccagtcaatatctgattttatctgataaaatcagttaataaggttATTAgccgacgcccttagtcaataaccttaataaccgtcaataaggatattgactggttcagggttttgactgtaacatatatacATGTTTGAATACAGTAAAAGCTCCTTATTCGCGCTTCCTTCATTCGCGGTTTCACTATTCGCGGATGAAAAAAAATGCGACATAATTCCTATATTCGCGgcatttattcattattcgCGGATCGAATCGCTGCATcggtacatacatacatatatacatatgtatgaatgaatgaatgaatgaatgaatgaatactttatttgcaccagtaacaaaataataacaaaaaaacacagacaatagaaaaaaagtacaaaaaggcggccttatcgctaatacagcgatctcttccaggcaaccttagGTCAAGGATcatttacctaaataaaaacattcgtTATCCTTAGTAAACGCCTGCGTCTACGAATACGAACAGCTAATAACTACGAATTTATAATGTcgactaaaaaaaaaacaagtaaaaagTGCCAAGCCATTGCCTAATTAAatggtaattaataaatatgtataaaaaacttCAATTAAACTGATTTCtttatgtttttacttatttatttcgtCGCCTAGGAACGTATCACCCCATACAAATTACCATTCTTTATTCACGGTTTCTCTATTCGCGGCATATTTACGGAGCCTATTACCCGCGAATAAAGAACGTTTACTGtagttatatataaatgtGTGTGCAGTTCCCGTCGGTGCTGCTGGTGGCGGTGTCGATGCTGTGCGCGAGCGCGGTGTTGCCGGCCCGCTCGCGCACTGAGCTGCTGCTCTACCTCATGTTCTGGGGCGCGGCCGTGGGCGCCACGCTCAAGTTCATGTTCaagtatgtattatattgtgtactagcttccgcccgcgactccgtccgcgcggaaaaattaagattaatttttttttaagtatttttctgggataaaaagtatcctattttatgcccaggataataaggtataattataccaagtttaaTCGAAATctaaccgttagttttcacgtgatgccttcacatacagacagacagacagacagacaaaaaattttttaatcaaatatttgggtttggtatcgatccaggaacaccccctgctatttattttttcaatattttcaatgtacagaattgacccttctacagatttattatatgtatagatatccatactaatattataaatgcgaaagtaactctgtctgtctgtctgttactcaatcacgccttaactactgaaccaatttgcatgaaatttggtatagagatattttgatacctgagaaaggacataggataggttttatcccgaaaatcccacgggagcgggaactatgcgggtttttctttgactgcgcgggccaatccacgggtggaaagctagtaggattatatttaggtaatatttctttataaatttttaataactcaggccccggaatcacaaacacaatagaaaatctattgtgtcgtggaccgatggggccgcttggggctcaatgggttaagttattttttggtgtaattttttcatgacagtttagaaattaaatcGAGTGAGATACgtcaaattttgtatgtaaataaaaaaagaaattgtttAGGAATAAAGTTTGCAATTTAaccttgaatttatatttattattgccattgtttctatatttattgaagtgaaacttctttaagctaattgaaagtaaaatttcaagtaaGGCGACAATATAGGTATCTTTGAaacttgccaaagaagtttcacttctgacacgtgtgcttggcacacacgctctCTTTTTCATTTACTTAGGTATCTGATATAGTATTTTTGGCAAATTGTGTTTAAGACAAATGACGTAGGTAGTTAAATTATAAGGCATCTATGACtgcatccatactaatattataaatgcgaaagtaactctgtctgtctgtctgtctgttactcaatcacgccttaactactgaaccaatttgcatgaaatttggtatagagatattttgattccaggctactttttaccccgggacatacgataggttttatcccggaaatcccacgggaacgggaaatatgcgggtttttctttgactgcgcgggcgatgccgcgggtggaaagctagtagattataatttaaaaacagaaATTCTAAGATAAACACCCATCTCAGGCACGGCAAGGAGTTCGTCGACTGGCCGCGGCTGGACTGCGGCGGCGTAGCGACGAGCCGGCTCGGGCCCGCGCCGTCCTTATAATCGACCTGCCGCTCGTAGTCGTCGTCTAACCGTGCCGacatacagacacacacacaccaccCACCCCCCGTGTAGAAGTGGTAACTGAACACATGTGAGCGACGTTGCCGCACCGCCGAGTGAACTAGGTATctgtttcaaataaatatcaagGACGTTAAGGAA harbors:
- the LOC123701677 gene encoding phosphatidylinositol-3-phosphatase SAC1 isoform X1; translated protein: MADQTLIHDDIKLYTTSDKFYLEPTINPTEIMVIDRITGEAYVREINTVKIPIPANAYKPVCGFLGSIKLISGLYLVVAKYRILIGQINGHNVYQLAGADIVPYARSTTHLTNKQIEDNNTYERLLRASLDAPGIYFSYSYDLTHTMQRLHSVSPDFHKMSLASRADARFVWNGHLLKGYSQQMFSRFNLPIMQGFIAINRVTINSHQLSWTLVSRRSVDRAGTRLFMRGIDSQGNVANFVETEQIVERGAEISSFVQTRGSIPLFWSQFPDLKYKPPMTLAPEDHVAAYTKHMRDQLQRYGNQVLLNLIDQRGKEESLERGYRAAVAAAALPAVRYEPFDFHAECRGMRYDRLCVLLDRVAHEQKEFGYFLSRGETVIMRQTGVFRTNCVDCLDRTNVVQSLLARKHLVHLLRMLTITSNEDPIPHFDALFNCVWADHADMISVQYSGTGALKTDFTRTGKRTRMGLIRDGINSLTRYYKNNFSDGYRQDSIDLLLGKYLVVDGEGNTVQCPLRRDRDWKYVTFPSVLLVAVSMLCASAVLPARSRTELLLYLMFWGAAVGATLKFMFKHGKEFVDWPRLDCGGVATSRLGPAPSL
- the LOC123701677 gene encoding phosphatidylinositol-3-phosphatase SAC1 isoform X2, with the translated sequence MVIDRITGEAYVREINTVKIPIPANAYKPVCGFLGSIKLISGLYLVVAKYRILIGQINGHNVYQLAGADIVPYARSTTHLTNKQIEDNNTYERLLRASLDAPGIYFSYSYDLTHTMQRLHSVSPDFHKMSLASRADARFVWNGHLLKGYSQQMFSRFNLPIMQGFIAINRVTINSHQLSWTLVSRRSVDRAGTRLFMRGIDSQGNVANFVETEQIVERGAEISSFVQTRGSIPLFWSQFPDLKYKPPMTLAPEDHVAAYTKHMRDQLQRYGNQVLLNLIDQRGKEESLERGYRAAVAAAALPAVRYEPFDFHAECRGMRYDRLCVLLDRVAHEQKEFGYFLSRGETVIMRQTGVFRTNCVDCLDRTNVVQSLLARKHLVHLLRMLTITSNEDPIPHFDALFNCVWADHADMISVQYSGTGALKTDFTRTGKRTRMGLIRDGINSLTRYYKNNFSDGYRQDSIDLLLGKYLVVDGEGNTVQCPLRRDRDWKYVTFPSVLLVAVSMLCASAVLPARSRTELLLYLMFWGAAVGATLKFMFKHGKEFVDWPRLDCGGVATSRLGPAPSL